A window from Flavobacterium sp. 83 encodes these proteins:
- a CDS encoding serine hydrolase, with translation MKKIFRFVGFASFIGIFYFGFTTYPKLDLISGFSAKSIASGHFIDNRSQEMIEKGDNDIDMIDLAKNKIEGAGKFVVASVYGLKERKAIYREGLGATLINDDFDVAKPYEVPKRTKLNNNLPFPYGNKEPKASLPNGMDTVFANVDYTKLNAAVANAFDTKGQIKKRTRSLLVIYKDKIIAEKYDTGFDKNSKILGWSMTKSITSAMFGILQKQGKYDIYKPAPIKEWANDKRKSITTSDLLHMNSGLQWVEDYTKICDATKMLFQAEDMTRTQLEKPAEHKPNTRWNYSSGTTNLLSGILRKQFKTHQEYLDFWYSALIDKIGMNSMVIETDMAGNYVGSSYGWATTRDWSKFGLLYLHNGNWNGEQIFNEGWAKYTATPTNTSNGRYGGHFWLNAGGHFPDVPRDMYYCSGFQGQMVAIIPSLDLVIVRMGLKEDPEFDFNGMLKGIIGSLKK, from the coding sequence ATGAAAAAAATCTTCAGATTTGTTGGTTTTGCTTCTTTTATCGGAATCTTTTATTTTGGATTCACAACCTATCCAAAACTGGATTTAATTTCTGGCTTTTCAGCCAAAAGCATCGCTTCAGGTCATTTTATCGATAATCGTTCGCAGGAAATGATTGAGAAAGGCGACAATGATATCGACATGATTGATTTGGCCAAAAACAAAATTGAAGGTGCTGGAAAGTTTGTCGTTGCTTCGGTTTATGGTTTGAAAGAACGAAAAGCAATTTATCGGGAAGGTTTGGGCGCGACTTTAATCAACGATGATTTTGATGTAGCAAAGCCCTATGAAGTTCCGAAAAGAACTAAGTTAAATAACAATTTGCCTTTTCCGTATGGGAATAAGGAACCCAAAGCCAGCCTACCGAATGGCATGGACACCGTTTTTGCGAACGTAGATTATACTAAATTGAATGCGGCTGTCGCCAATGCATTTGATACAAAAGGACAAATCAAAAAAAGGACACGTTCCTTATTAGTAATTTATAAAGACAAAATCATTGCCGAAAAGTACGATACTGGTTTCGATAAAAACAGTAAAATTCTAGGTTGGTCCATGACCAAAAGTATTACCAGCGCCATGTTTGGAATTCTTCAAAAACAAGGTAAATACGATATCTATAAACCTGCTCCAATTAAAGAATGGGCAAATGATAAACGTAAATCGATTACAACAAGTGATTTGCTCCACATGAATTCCGGTTTACAATGGGTGGAGGATTACACGAAGATTTGTGATGCCACAAAAATGCTTTTCCAAGCCGAAGATATGACTCGGACACAACTGGAGAAACCAGCGGAGCATAAACCCAACACGCGATGGAATTACTCCTCAGGAACGACGAATTTGCTTTCTGGAATTTTGCGCAAGCAGTTCAAAACCCATCAGGAATATTTAGATTTTTGGTATTCGGCTTTGATTGATAAAATAGGAATGAATTCTATGGTAATCGAAACGGATATGGCGGGGAATTATGTGGGTTCATCCTACGGTTGGGCAACAACGAGAGATTGGTCTAAATTTGGGTTACTGTATTTACATAACGGCAATTGGAACGGGGAACAAATTTTCAATGAAGGTTGGGCTAAATACACTGCAACTCCCACAAATACTTCCAATGGAAGATACGGCGGGCACTTTTGGCTCAATGCAGGTGGACATTTTCCCGATGTTCCAAGAGATATGTATTACTGCAGCGGTTTTCAGGGACAAATGGTGGCGATTATTCCGTCTCTTGATTTAGTGATTGTAAGAATGGGTTTAAAGGAAGATCCTGAATTTGATTTTAATGGTATGTTGAAAGGGATTATTGGGAGTTTGAAGAAATAA
- a CDS encoding SufE family protein, translated as MKIKDIQEEIVDEFSMFDDWMERYEYIIELGKKLPLIKEEFKTENNLIKGCQSKVWLQGEQNDDKIVFTADSDAILTKGIIAILIRTFSNQSAKDILEADMDFIDEIGLKEHLSPTRANGLVSMIKNIKMYALAFNNQN; from the coding sequence ATGAAAATTAAAGACATACAAGAAGAAATCGTTGATGAGTTCTCCATGTTTGACGACTGGATGGAACGATATGAATACATCATCGAACTAGGAAAAAAGCTTCCTTTAATCAAAGAAGAATTCAAAACAGAAAACAATCTAATCAAAGGCTGTCAGTCGAAAGTGTGGTTGCAAGGCGAACAAAATGATGACAAAATTGTTTTTACTGCTGATAGTGATGCCATTTTAACCAAAGGAATTATCGCCATATTAATCCGTACTTTTTCAAATCAAAGTGCGAAAGATATTCTAGAAGCCGACATGGATTTTATTGACGAAATAGGTTTGAAAGAGCATTTATCCCCTACACGCGCCAATGGATTGGTATCGATGATAAAAAATATTAAAATGTATGCTTTGGCATTCAACAATCAAAACTAA
- a CDS encoding iron-sulfur cluster assembly accessory protein gives MIKVSDTARKKIIDLMKDDGFDAANDYVRVGVKSGGCSGLSYDLKFDKTKSDDDKIFVDNDITIAVEKKSFLYLAGTILEFSGGINGKGFVFNNPNAQRTCGCGESFSL, from the coding sequence ATGATAAAAGTTTCTGACACTGCAAGAAAAAAAATCATCGATCTAATGAAAGATGATGGTTTTGATGCTGCAAACGACTACGTAAGAGTGGGCGTAAAAAGCGGCGGATGTTCTGGATTGTCTTATGATTTAAAATTTGATAAAACAAAAAGCGACGACGATAAAATTTTTGTAGACAATGATATAACTATTGCTGTTGAAAAAAAATCTTTTCTGTACTTAGCCGGAACAATTTTAGAATTCTCAGGAGGAATTAATGGAAAAGGATTTGTTTTCAATAATCCAAACGCACAAAGAACTTGCGGATGCGGTGAGAGTTTTTCTCTTTAA
- a CDS encoding DUF2480 family protein, with translation MEIINKVANSVLEVFDLEDYYPKGIRTQIDISQWLLEGFLLKEKDFREQLKNHDWSQYQEQYVAINCSTDAIVPAWASILVAIQLAPFAKKIINGTLEDLDASLYEELLPKIDYSVYENKPVIIKGCSRKPVPMRAYVMAAQYLQPFARSIMYGEACSAVPLYKATKRN, from the coding sequence ATGGAAATAATAAATAAAGTTGCGAATAGTGTTTTGGAAGTTTTCGATCTCGAAGATTATTATCCAAAAGGGATTCGTACGCAAATCGATATTTCGCAATGGCTTTTGGAAGGTTTTTTATTGAAAGAAAAAGACTTTAGAGAGCAGCTGAAAAATCACGATTGGTCGCAATATCAAGAGCAATATGTCGCCATTAATTGCAGCACGGATGCTATTGTTCCGGCTTGGGCTTCTATTTTGGTTGCGATTCAATTAGCGCCATTTGCAAAGAAAATTATCAATGGAACCTTAGAAGATTTAGACGCTTCTCTTTATGAAGAATTGTTGCCTAAAATTGACTATTCGGTGTATGAAAATAAGCCTGTTATTATAAAAGGATGCTCCAGAAAACCGGTTCCCATGCGGGCTTATGTAATGGCAGCACAATACTTACAGCCTTTTGCACGCAGTATTATGTATGGAGAAGCGTGCTCCGCTGTTCCATTATACAAAGCGACTAAAAGGAACTAA
- a CDS encoding four helix bundle protein — MGKFSSFEEINSWQKARVFNKRIYLITENTNFKKDFDFIRQIRRASISISSNIAEGFERNTDKEFIYFLYVAKASAGEVRSQLYLAFDLDYITKEEFEKLLESITEISKLLSGFIKYLSPKS, encoded by the coding sequence ATGGGAAAATTTAGTTCTTTCGAAGAAATTAATTCTTGGCAAAAAGCAAGAGTTTTTAATAAAAGAATTTACCTAATTACTGAAAATACAAATTTCAAGAAAGACTTTGATTTCATTAGACAAATTAGACGGGCTTCAATTTCTATATCATCAAATATCGCGGAAGGGTTTGAGAGAAATACTGACAAAGAGTTTATTTACTTTTTATATGTTGCAAAAGCGTCAGCTGGAGAAGTTCGTTCTCAATTATATTTAGCATTTGATTTGGATTATATTACTAAAGAAGAATTTGAAAAACTTTTAGAATCAATAACAGAAATATCAAAATTGTTAAGTGGTTTTATTAAATATCTGAGTCCAAAGTCATAA
- the sufB gene encoding Fe-S cluster assembly protein SufB: MSKYTEDDLKIELENKEYEYGFYTELESETFPIGLNEDIVRAISHKKGEPQWMTDWRLEAFRAWEQMIEPEWANVHYTKPDFQAISYYSAPKAVDPNKTLDDVDPELLEMYKKLGISVDEQKMMNNVAMDIVVDSVSVATTFKKTLGEKGIIFMSISEAIKEHPELVRKYLGTVVPQKDNFYAALNSAVFSDGSFCYIPKGVRCPMELSTYFRINQAGTGQFERTLLVADEGSYVSYLEGCTAPSRDENQLHAAVVELIALDDAEIKYSTVQNWYPGNKEGKGGVFNFVTKRGICEKNAKISWTQVETGSAITWKYPSVILKGDNSTGEFYSIAVTNNFQQADTGTKMIHLGKNTKSTIISKGISAGRSQNSYRGLVQISARADNARNFSQCDSLLMGNNCGAHTFPYIESKNPSAKIEHEATTSKIGEDQVFYCNQRGIPTEKAIALIVNGFSKDVLNKLPMEFAVEAQKLLEISLEGSVG, encoded by the coding sequence ATGAGCAAATACACAGAAGACGACTTAAAAATCGAACTCGAAAATAAAGAATACGAATACGGATTTTACACCGAATTAGAATCGGAAACGTTTCCTATTGGTCTAAATGAAGATATCGTTCGCGCTATTTCACACAAAAAAGGAGAACCACAATGGATGACGGATTGGCGTCTTGAGGCTTTTCGTGCTTGGGAGCAAATGATCGAGCCAGAATGGGCAAATGTTCATTATACGAAACCTGATTTTCAGGCCATTTCCTATTATTCAGCTCCAAAAGCGGTAGATCCTAATAAAACATTGGACGATGTAGATCCTGAACTTTTAGAAATGTATAAAAAGTTAGGTATCTCGGTCGATGAGCAAAAGATGATGAATAATGTAGCCATGGATATTGTAGTCGATTCGGTTTCAGTAGCGACTACTTTCAAGAAAACATTAGGAGAAAAAGGAATTATCTTCATGAGTATCTCTGAAGCTATTAAAGAGCATCCAGAATTAGTTCGTAAATATTTAGGAACGGTTGTGCCACAAAAAGATAATTTTTATGCGGCGCTAAATTCGGCAGTTTTCTCTGATGGTTCTTTCTGTTATATTCCAAAAGGCGTTCGTTGCCCAATGGAACTTTCGACTTATTTTAGAATCAATCAGGCAGGAACAGGACAATTCGAGCGAACATTATTAGTTGCTGACGAAGGTAGTTATGTTTCTTACCTAGAAGGTTGTACTGCTCCAAGTCGTGATGAAAACCAATTGCACGCTGCAGTAGTAGAATTAATCGCATTAGACGATGCCGAAATAAAATATTCAACCGTTCAAAACTGGTATCCTGGAAATAAAGAAGGAAAAGGCGGAGTTTTCAATTTTGTGACCAAAAGAGGAATCTGCGAGAAAAACGCAAAAATTTCTTGGACTCAAGTAGAAACTGGTTCAGCTATAACTTGGAAATATCCTTCCGTTATTTTAAAGGGAGACAATTCAACAGGCGAATTTTATTCGATTGCTGTAACCAATAATTTCCAACAAGCCGATACAGGAACCAAAATGATCCATTTAGGTAAAAACACTAAATCGACCATTATTTCTAAAGGAATTTCTGCCGGAAGATCACAAAACAGTTACCGTGGTTTAGTGCAAATTAGCGCTAGAGCGGATAACGCCCGAAACTTTTCACAATGTGATTCCTTATTAATGGGGAACAATTGTGGAGCACATACTTTCCCTTATATCGAAAGTAAAAATCCATCGGCAAAAATCGAACATGAGGCTACGACAAGTAAAATTGGTGAAGACCAAGTTTTTTATTGCAACCAACGTGGAATTCCAACCGAAAAAGCTATAGCCTTAATCGTAAACGGTTTCAGTAAAGATGTATTGAATAAGTTACCAATGGAATTCGCAGTAGAAGCACAAAAATTATTAGAAATTTCTCTTGAGGGATCTGTAGGATAA
- a CDS encoding aminotransferase class V-fold PLP-dependent enzyme: protein MLDINKIRADFPILSQKVNGKPLVYFDNGATSQKPQVVIDAISKYYQEINANIHRGVHTLSQLATDAYEISRGKLQNHINAKFAHEVLFTSGTTHGINLVANGFASILKPGDEVLVSALEHHSNIVPWQMLCEKTGATLRVIPMNEDGELIMSEYDKLLSDKTKIVTVNHISNALGTVNPIKYMIDKAHEVGAAILIDGAQAVPHLKPDVQELDCDFYAFSGHKMCGPTGTGILYGKEAWLNKLPPYQGGGEMIKEVTFEKTTYAELPHKFEAGTPNIAGGIVLGTAVDYMNEVGFDNIQQQELELLEYGTQRLLGIEGLKIFGTSAAKTSVISFNIEGIHPYDIGTIIDKLGIAVRTGHHCAQPIMNFFKIPGTIRASFAFYNTKEEIDSMVEAIKKAQLMLS, encoded by the coding sequence ATGTTAGATATTAATAAAATTAGAGCCGACTTCCCTATTCTTTCTCAGAAAGTAAACGGGAAACCATTGGTTTATTTCGACAACGGAGCCACTTCGCAAAAACCACAAGTTGTGATAGATGCAATTTCAAAATATTATCAAGAGATTAACGCCAATATTCATCGTGGTGTTCACACCTTGAGTCAACTGGCAACCGATGCCTATGAAATTTCACGAGGTAAACTTCAAAATCATATCAATGCAAAATTCGCCCATGAAGTACTTTTCACATCCGGAACAACGCATGGAATAAATTTAGTTGCCAATGGATTTGCTTCGATTTTGAAACCGGGTGATGAAGTTTTGGTTTCGGCATTGGAACACCACAGCAATATTGTGCCTTGGCAAATGTTGTGCGAGAAAACAGGAGCAACTTTGCGCGTAATTCCAATGAATGAAGATGGCGAATTGATTATGTCTGAATATGACAAATTACTTTCGGATAAAACGAAGATTGTAACCGTAAATCATATTTCGAATGCTCTTGGAACTGTCAATCCAATAAAATATATGATTGACAAAGCGCATGAAGTTGGCGCAGCGATTTTGATTGATGGCGCACAGGCCGTTCCGCATTTGAAACCGGATGTTCAGGAATTAGACTGTGATTTTTATGCCTTTTCCGGACATAAAATGTGTGGTCCTACAGGAACTGGAATTTTATACGGAAAAGAAGCATGGTTGAATAAATTACCGCCGTACCAAGGTGGAGGCGAAATGATTAAAGAAGTGACTTTCGAGAAAACAACTTATGCAGAATTGCCTCATAAATTTGAAGCCGGAACACCAAATATTGCCGGAGGAATTGTTCTGGGAACTGCAGTTGATTATATGAATGAAGTTGGTTTTGACAACATTCAACAACAAGAATTAGAATTATTGGAATATGGAACCCAACGATTATTAGGAATTGAAGGTTTGAAAATTTTTGGTACGTCGGCAGCAAAAACTTCCGTAATTTCGTTTAATATTGAAGGAATTCATCCCTACGATATTGGTACGATAATTGACAAATTAGGAATAGCCGTAAGAACAGGTCATCATTGTGCCCAACCTATTATGAATTTCTTTAAAATCCCTGGAACCATAAGAGCATCATTTGCTTTTTATAATACTAAGGAAGAGATTGACAGCATGGTTGAAGCCATTAAAAAAGCACAACTTATGTTGTCTTAA
- a CDS encoding SUF system Fe-S cluster assembly protein: MEETIIDTAELGESIVKILKTIYDPEIPVDIYELGLIYDVMVNTDYEVKILMTLTSPNCPVAESLPREVEEKVKSITNVKDAEVEITFDPPWSKDLMSEEAKLELGML; encoded by the coding sequence ATGGAAGAAACAATTATAGACACTGCCGAATTAGGAGAATCAATCGTAAAAATATTAAAGACCATTTACGATCCGGAGATTCCTGTAGATATTTACGAATTAGGATTGATTTATGACGTAATGGTCAATACGGATTATGAAGTAAAAATCCTGATGACACTTACTTCCCCAAACTGCCCTGTTGCAGAAAGCTTACCAAGAGAAGTAGAAGAAAAAGTAAAATCAATTACAAATGTAAAAGATGCTGAAGTTGAAATTACTTTTGATCCGCCTTGGAGCAAAGATTTAATGAGCGAAGAAGCAAAATTAGAATTGGGAATGCTTTAA
- a CDS encoding DUF3078 domain-containing protein translates to MKKIAFSLLFLFALISVNAQEETSKDTTKLWTKKGNISLLFNQSAYNKQWLGGGTSNVAGNFGLNYDFNYKNGDVVWDNKFILAYGLSKIKGAEKTAKTDDRLELNSLWGKKAQGEWYYSMFFNFKTQMDSGFDKNNFKISHFFSPAYFQVGPGMWWKKSNNLSVNFSPATAKLIIVHPHFTEFGPSFGVLQGDSSRFEFGASISGYYKFNIMTNVSVENRLNLYSNYLDNPQNIDVDYQMNVIMKINKYLSANVAVQAIYDDNSIQAVQVREVFGLGVNYGF, encoded by the coding sequence ATGAAAAAAATAGCATTTTCTTTACTCTTTCTTTTTGCTCTGATTTCAGTTAATGCGCAAGAAGAAACTTCGAAAGACACCACCAAACTTTGGACAAAAAAAGGAAATATTTCTTTACTTTTTAATCAATCCGCTTACAACAAACAATGGCTGGGAGGCGGAACTTCAAACGTTGCGGGGAATTTTGGTTTGAATTACGATTTCAACTATAAAAATGGAGATGTAGTTTGGGATAATAAATTCATTCTGGCTTATGGTTTGAGTAAAATAAAAGGAGCTGAAAAAACAGCCAAAACCGATGACCGTTTAGAACTGAATTCACTTTGGGGTAAAAAAGCGCAAGGTGAATGGTACTATTCTATGTTTTTTAATTTCAAAACTCAAATGGATTCTGGTTTTGATAAAAACAACTTCAAAATTTCTCATTTCTTTTCTCCAGCTTATTTTCAAGTTGGGCCTGGAATGTGGTGGAAAAAAAGCAATAATTTGAGCGTCAATTTTTCTCCTGCAACAGCAAAACTGATTATTGTTCACCCTCATTTTACTGAATTTGGACCATCATTTGGAGTATTGCAAGGTGATTCTTCCCGATTTGAGTTTGGAGCCAGTATTTCTGGATATTATAAATTCAATATCATGACGAATGTATCTGTAGAAAACCGATTGAATTTATATTCTAATTATTTAGACAATCCACAAAACATTGATGTCGATTACCAGATGAATGTCATCATGAAAATAAACAAATACTTGTCGGCTAACGTAGCCGTACAAGCCATTTATGACGACAATTCGATACAAGCCGTTCAGGTTAGAGAAGTATTTGGATTAGGCGTTAATTACGGTTTCTAA
- the sufC gene encoding Fe-S cluster assembly ATPase SufC yields MLSIKNLHASIGDKEILKGINLEVKAGEIHAIMGPNGAGKSTLASIIAGNENYEVTGGEISLDGEDLAELAPEERAHKGVFLSFQYPVEIPGVSVTNFMRTAINETRKANGQEEMPANEMLKVIREKSELLEIDRKFLSRSLNEGFSGGEKKRNEIFQMAMLEPKLAILDETDSGLDIDALRIVANGVNKLKSDKNAIVVITHYQRLLDYIVPDFVHVLYNGKIVKSGGKELAHELEEKGYDWIKQEQEA; encoded by the coding sequence ATGTTATCAATAAAAAATTTACACGCCTCGATAGGTGACAAAGAAATATTAAAAGGAATTAACCTTGAAGTAAAAGCAGGAGAAATTCATGCGATTATGGGACCAAACGGTGCTGGAAAAAGTACCCTTGCGTCTATCATTGCAGGAAACGAAAACTACGAAGTAACCGGAGGAGAAATCTCTTTAGACGGAGAAGACCTTGCTGAATTGGCACCAGAAGAAAGAGCGCACAAAGGTGTTTTTCTTTCGTTCCAATATCCAGTGGAAATTCCTGGAGTTTCAGTTACTAACTTCATGAGAACTGCCATCAACGAAACGCGTAAAGCAAACGGTCAGGAAGAAATGCCTGCTAACGAAATGCTAAAAGTGATTCGTGAAAAATCAGAATTATTAGAAATCGACCGAAAATTTTTGTCACGTTCTCTAAACGAAGGTTTTTCAGGTGGAGAGAAAAAACGTAACGAAATTTTCCAAATGGCAATGCTAGAACCAAAATTGGCTATTCTTGATGAAACTGATTCTGGATTGGATATTGATGCGTTACGAATTGTTGCTAATGGTGTTAACAAACTAAAAAGCGACAAAAACGCCATCGTAGTAATTACACACTACCAGCGTTTATTAGATTATATCGTTCCTGATTTCGTTCACGTGCTTTACAACGGAAAAATTGTAAAATCCGGTGGAAAAGAACTAGCACACGAACTGGAAGAAAAAGGATACGACTGGATTAAACAAGAACAAGAAGCTTAA
- a CDS encoding MBL fold metallo-hydrolase translates to MKLYPIETGNFKLDGGAMFGVVPKTIWNKTNPADQNNLIDIAARCLLIEDGDKLILIDTGMGNKQSEKFFGYYSLWGTHSMDKSLAKFGFHRDDITDVFMTHLHFDHCGGSVQWNKDKTGYEPAFKNAKFWSNDSHWEWATKPNPREKASFLSENILPMQESGQLHFIQRPEGDFLEKSELGFGIFFADGHTEKQMIPHIQYQDKTIVFCADLLATAGHVPIPYVMGYDTRPLLTMPEKTKFLNAAAENNHYLFLEHDAHNEIITVEKTEKGVRLKERFTCEQILT, encoded by the coding sequence ATGAAATTATATCCTATAGAAACCGGAAATTTTAAATTAGATGGCGGAGCCATGTTTGGCGTGGTGCCAAAAACTATTTGGAACAAAACCAATCCTGCCGATCAAAATAACCTGATTGATATTGCTGCGCGTTGTCTGTTAATTGAAGATGGCGATAAATTGATTTTGATTGATACTGGAATGGGAAACAAACAATCCGAGAAGTTTTTTGGGTATTATTCGCTTTGGGGAACGCATTCGATGGATAAATCCTTAGCCAAATTTGGTTTTCATCGCGATGATATTACTGATGTTTTTATGACGCATTTGCATTTTGACCATTGTGGTGGAAGTGTGCAATGGAATAAAGATAAAACAGGTTATGAACCCGCTTTTAAAAACGCCAAATTTTGGAGCAACGACAGTCATTGGGAATGGGCGACAAAACCAAATCCTAGAGAAAAAGCCTCGTTTCTTTCTGAAAATATTTTACCGATGCAGGAAAGTGGTCAGCTGCATTTTATCCAAAGACCTGAAGGTGATTTTCTTGAAAAATCGGAACTGGGGTTTGGTATTTTCTTTGCCGATGGCCATACCGAAAAGCAAATGATTCCGCATATTCAATATCAGGATAAAACCATTGTTTTTTGTGCTGATTTATTGGCAACAGCAGGACACGTTCCCATTCCTTATGTAATGGGATATGATACCAGACCTTTATTGACCATGCCAGAAAAAACAAAATTTCTAAATGCTGCTGCAGAGAACAATCACTATTTATTTTTGGAACACGATGCCCATAATGAAATTATAACTGTTGAGAAAACAGAAAAAGGTGTTCGGTTGAAAGAGCGATTTACTTGTGAACAAATCCTAACATAA
- the sufD gene encoding Fe-S cluster assembly protein SufD, producing MELKEKLLSSFMAFEERVDVHSELHDVRTAAIKNFENKGFPTKKDEAWKYTSLNAILKNDFTVFPKQENAVEFNHVKKYFLHEIDTYKVVFIDGVFSSHLSSTTHDGIDVCLMSSALTKPKYKMVIDTYFNQIANKEESLTSLNTAFANEGAYIHIPKSKVADKPIEIMYFSTGNEAALLVQPRNLVIVGENSHVQIIERHQSLNENPVLTNSVTEIFAQKRAIVDYYKIQNDTLEANLIDNTYVSQQKESHVSVHTFSFGGNLTRNNLNFYHFGERLTSTLNGITIIGEKQHVDHYTLVKHSAPNCESFQDYKGIYADRSTGVFNGKVYVEKDAQKTNAFQKSNNILLSDKATINAKPQLEIFADDVKCSHGCTVGQLDETAMFYMQQRGIPKKEAKALLMYAFSNAVIENIKIPELKKRITTIIANKLGVKLGFDL from the coding sequence ATGGAATTAAAAGAAAAATTACTATCGTCTTTTATGGCTTTTGAAGAGCGTGTGGATGTTCACTCTGAACTTCATGACGTGAGAACTGCCGCCATAAAAAACTTTGAAAATAAAGGTTTCCCAACCAAAAAAGACGAAGCTTGGAAATACACTTCGCTAAACGCCATCTTAAAAAATGACTTTACCGTTTTTCCAAAACAAGAAAATGCAGTTGAATTCAACCACGTAAAAAAATACTTTTTACACGAAATAGACACCTATAAAGTAGTGTTTATTGATGGCGTTTTCAGTTCGCATTTATCGTCAACTACACACGACGGAATTGATGTTTGCTTGATGTCATCGGCATTGACCAAACCAAAATACAAAATGGTTATTGATACTTATTTTAACCAAATTGCCAATAAAGAGGAAAGTTTGACTTCTTTGAATACGGCTTTCGCCAATGAAGGAGCCTATATCCACATTCCGAAAAGTAAAGTAGCAGATAAACCAATTGAAATCATGTATTTCTCTACAGGAAATGAAGCGGCTCTTTTGGTTCAGCCGAGAAACTTGGTGATTGTTGGGGAGAATTCTCATGTTCAAATTATTGAGCGTCATCAAAGTTTAAACGAAAATCCGGTTTTAACGAATTCTGTTACCGAGATTTTTGCTCAAAAACGCGCTATCGTTGATTATTACAAAATTCAAAACGATACGCTTGAAGCCAATTTAATTGACAATACATACGTTTCTCAACAAAAAGAAAGTCACGTTTCGGTTCATACTTTTTCTTTTGGAGGAAACTTAACGAGAAACAACTTGAATTTTTACCACTTTGGAGAACGATTGACAAGTACGTTAAACGGAATCACGATTATTGGTGAAAAACAACACGTAGATCATTATACTTTAGTGAAGCATTCCGCTCCAAATTGCGAAAGTTTCCAAGATTATAAAGGAATCTATGCTGATCGTTCTACAGGAGTTTTCAACGGAAAAGTGTATGTGGAAAAAGACGCACAAAAAACAAATGCATTCCAAAAAAGCAATAATATTTTATTGAGCGACAAAGCGACAATCAACGCAAAACCACAATTGGAGATTTTTGCTGATGACGTAAAATGTTCTCACGGTTGTACCGTTGGACAATTGGACGAAACAGCAATGTTTTATATGCAACAACGTGGAATCCCTAAAAAAGAAGCCAAAGCGTTATTGATGTATGCGTTCTCAAATGCCGTGATCGAAAACATAAAAATACCGGAACTTAAAAAACGAATTACCACTATTATCGCCAATAAATTAGGCGTGAAATTGGGATTTGATTTGTAG